In Dermacentor variabilis isolate Ectoservices chromosome 1, ASM5094787v1, whole genome shotgun sequence, the genomic stretch AAAATGCTTGTGGTGTGTTTTTGTTCAGGTTACGGTAGAAACAGATATTGCATGCAAGCAAGTTAGCTTGTATGACTACCAACGCACTGGTACAGCGAACCAAGTCACCTCCTCTCAGGGTAAGTGTGACTATTTTGCATTAAAAATAACCTGCTAATACACCTTAACATTTCTCAAAGAAAAGCTATCGCTTTAAGgcgccctgaaacacttttctagctAATCATGAAATGGCCGATATTAAAAACATCTCGTGAATCtcctgcagcaaaaaaaaaaaaatttctattCCTTCAACCAGAAGTGGAGTTAATGCAACAACAcccaactttctcttttttgTCTTTGCTAGAGCGCTGGAAGCTACAAAGAAAAGATAAGAGGGCAAAGCCCTGGACAAAAGTTGAGTGCTGCAGCGGTGaaagggctcgtcgcggcatcccATGCCAGCCGTGGTAGGCTATGCTAAACAGGACACCACTGCCATCTCGAAGGCCACGCCTGGCTACAGACATGGCAAACATGACACTATTTTTCTGTCTTCGTGAAATCGCAGACATGTATTTTTCATTAATTTAACTCAAAATTAGTGATTATGTATTACTGAGTATACCCTCGTGATcctgaaatcagccaatagcacTGGTAGGCCAGGTGCTTTAGATGACACTGCATAACGGCTATGCAAAAGCAAGAGTAAGTGATTTTTTGCTGTTTCTAACatgagattgtaaattccctgctgtaTGCAGTGcggtaatatttggctcacatgttcacagcagcctctaaGACAGATCGACAACGCCTTCTTACTATGtttgaaaagtgtttcagggcccctttaggaTGTATTCCAAATCAGCGCGTACAACAATGCTACATGTTGACAGACTGGACCAAAAAACCTCAGTGTGTGCTGCATGGTGCCACCAGTATGCtaacaaaatttttttaaatacacAGGATCGACAAATTGATTTTAGGAAAGCTAATTACTAATCAGCATTCTTCGTGATCTATGTATGCCATGGTCAAGTGACAGGGCAGTGTAATTCATCAAATGGTCCAGCAATGAGACGTATTCCCTGCTGAAGTGGCAACTTCTCCTTACAACAGCACAAAACATGTCTTTTCTTTGCACTGAGGTTTTGCTTTTCACAAATCATGCAAGCAGCTTTTTCATTTGATCTTGTACCTCCCATTCCAACAAGCGAAGCAACAGAGCACAGAAGATGGGCATTAACCCTCTGAGGGTCAAAACATTCAAATGCGTTGTTTCAGTGTGAAGTGCAGTCTATAACATTGGTATGGAGGTGCTGCAACATTCGGCGACTTCTACTAAATATCCATACCCTGCAGCCAGCCCTCGGCTTCCGTCAAAACTGACTTACCACTTCACTCTAAGGTGTCGGCCACCACAGTAATTTGGCAGTATTTATTTCCAATTAGTCAAGCTTACTGCCATGTGTTCAAGCTCATGCTTGCATAATTATTACAGTAAAATCTTGTTCGtacgtcatgaaaaaaaaatgtccgagaAAACCTACTAACCAGGAAAACGTGTGATCCAcagtcactaaaaaatttggcagactcaatTCAGTTGGTATCCAAGCAATCCGAAGCGAATTGTTGCAGTACGAGACGCCAACGTGCATCAAGCCGGTGGTGCGCTGAGCGGTACCAAAATGCGCATTGTTGCTTTTGTGGCCTCAACGAGCTTACGTTTGTGCTCCTCGAACTTGGTCaaggtcagcagcttcttcgggCAGGGCATTTTGGAGGGAAGTTTTAACATGCCCACTCGTTGAGAAACGTGGCATGAGACGCTGACGCTTGCAGAGCTGGTGGGGCCCAAGCAGCTTGAGATGCCCATTGGCGCTTTCCTATTGCGTAGTGTTTTAAGAAGGCGGcaggaaaccaaaacaaaatcaAGCTGGCGGGCGGCACCGGAATATGATGCCAACAGAGCTAAAACTGACAGTCACTCCATGTTGCCTTCAGCAAGAAACGGCAGCGTGTTCgggttatcacctattaaatACGTGCAGTACGCTTCCCACAGCACCGACAGCACTGTGCCCAGATGCACTGTCAAACAgataagtgaagatgcttatcgtgATAAGGTTGGCAGTGAAGTGGCGAATGCAGCATGTGACGACCTTTGTGATTTGCTCGTACTGAAACAGAAAAGTGAGCGTACGCTGGTGTTTTCACATGACACGGGCAGGCAAGTACTGCGAGGAAGCTACTGCTCTCTATCGCACCTTTCCTTGTTTACATGGGGTCCAGCGGCTGGGAAACGTATCATATGATCGCAGTTTTGTGGTGAACTGAACATCGGTGACAGAAGGCTGTTTTCTGGGAATGTATCGAACGATAAAAAGCACCATAACAGTCCTGGGTCATTTTCAGTGTTCTCGATTGTAAATGTTGGCACCAGAAAATCTTACAAAACGCGATCGTTTCTACTGTAATCCGCATTCTAGCGCTTGCGGTACATTTTCAGTTAATGGCATTGAGAAAACAGATTTTTATCTTACTTCTTATCACTCGAAGCACTACTGCAGCACTACCGCAAGGTGCTCGACCACATGGCTGTCCCCGCAGGCTGCGATTATACTTTGTTTACAAGCAGATGCTTGCAAATCAGTGATATTCTTACGGGTGCGACCTTTCTTTTGCAAAGTACACGAGGGCTTATAAAATCTAGTCTAATAGCAATCTAACATTTCATTACAGCAAGTTtcttgcttcgttttttttttaccggtgCACACCACTGAGCATGCCAGCAGGCGCTCACATGGCATGTCTCACTTTTGCTATGGCCGTGCGTCCCTGGGGCCACATTCTCTAATGATCCATGTTAGTTTCCTTTTTTCTGGCCCTTCGTTAATGGTTTGGATGTAGATAGAAGGCCGCTGCACCTCTAGCTTTGCTGGGATAGCACCCTCAGCaagacacaaaaataaaaaatgaagtgGAACAATTCAAAATGTGGGCTCTAGTTGTGCAAAACCTTTTCAAAACATACAAATAAGTAATGTGAATAGTATCACATTTGTAAAAAATTATGCTAGTTTATAGTTGCATGCAACAATAAACCATGTATAAGACTACACACCttaaaatatttttgttgctTTATCGTTACCTACAAAgttatttccttgtttttttttttaaacaagttgccctgaagaatttaaatgtgcaataaaaGAATGTGACCCTCGAGGAATGCATTTCCAAAAAATAAAATGACGAAACAACCACTAAAATAAAGCAAGCTATGGACCAGTCCCAGAACGTTGCAAAAACACTGGAGTGGATCAATTGTGGTTGACACATTGCTGAGGCTGAGTGCCTAGCCCTATGGTAGCCAGTACATTTTGGGCATGATCACCTGGAAATAACATTGTAAAGTTTCATATCCAAAAACTCCAGAGTAGGTTATGAGGGATGCTGTAAGACTAGACATAAAAAAGACGTAAGTGGGCAGTGAAGAACTCACACTGCATGCAGTGCATAAGACAAAGTGAAGGAAAAGGACGACAAAGAAGAGCTGGGTGATTGGCAAAAGTTGGGTTGGCTCCACAGTAGCACAGCCCAGCACAGCTCTTATGAagatttttatctttttttttaaaatttaaccTTCCACATCATATCCTCTGTAGGCCAGCATTCACATCAGGCTTCATTATAAATGCATGAAAAGAAGCTGCAGGATGAATTATGTAAAAGAGGGACGAAGAAAATGTATGCTAACCCACCCAATGTATTAGATCTTTTCAAAAAGGTCAGTTCGCAAACATACCATGGAACGCAACTTGCCCAAATTATCACACTGACAAAACAGTGGCTTCTGCCCTGCTGCCCTATCAATGAAGTGGCTATTCAACTAGGGCTCAAGGTCAGTTGCTGGAATAATGAAAGTTCATGACAGCACTGTTACATTCAGGGCTTGCTATTTCAGATGGAGGTGATGTATATAAAAGAAAACAATACTAGGTCAGGAAAAATGTCCAAATTCAATTTTCTTATTACTTACGTGTTATCGATAAAACTGTAGGAGTAAATAAAATAGCCAGCAGCTTACTGTTCACTAAAGCATCCACTGCCAAAGAGGTGTACATAGTATCGAAATCATGTGGCATAAGGCTCACCTTCTGCTAGTTTCGCCATCAGCTGCAGACGTCCAGTAGCACCAAGGTCAATGCCACTTCGGTCCAGCTCCTCACTGTCCAAGAAGCTGGGTGCCTGAGACACATCAGTGCGCTCTGTCACATGACCCACTTTCATGGGTCGGCCTGCCAGTTCAAAGCCATTCAACTGCTCCAAAGCCTTTTTTGCATCTTCCGAGTCGTGGAATGTGATGAAACCATAGCCCTTGGAGCGGTTGGTCTCCATATCCTTGATGAGCTCTATCTTGTCAATTTTGCCAAATGGTTCAAAGATGCCCTTGAGCATGTCTTCAGTGATGTTGAAATGCAATGAGCCAACATAAAGGCGCATTGGCCCAACATTTCCTCGTTGCAAAGTGCTGCTGCTTGTGCTGGCATTTTGTGCAGCAGCCCGGTTCCTCTCTGCTTGTGTTGGCTGGACCACTATGGGGATGCCAAACAACTTCTGCCCATTCAATCCCATGGCCTGCATTAAAATAAGAAAAGATTTCTTGAACTACAAAATTACAATTAGCATTTACAAaaacgcagaaaaagaaatcgcAAGTGCAGCCATTTTTCATGGTCGATCTGATGGAAAACATTGTGAACCTAACTGATAAATGCACAAGGACTGACATAAGACTCTTCAGTTACAAGCACAAAAGTGATAAACACAAAGGTTTGTACTAACCTGATTTATATCTGCAGGGATTCTCAGTGACCTCACGGCAACTTATGCAATGCCCTCTTGTGAGCTGGTGACTGATGGGTTGGGCTGTGATAAGTCTAATGCTACTTGCCATAGTAAATCTTCCACTCAAACTGACGTGTATATACTTTTGCCCATCCTTGTTTT encodes the following:
- the LOC142559935 gene encoding uncharacterized protein LOC142559935, with protein sequence MGISSCLGPTSSASVSVSCHVSQRVGMLKLPSKMPCPKKLLTLTKFEEHKRNHNGMDRFPRASRRGLHSFVMNHHAGHARTEFGVGSTPEAEAFYSKEQC